The genomic DNA AGAAGGAATGTTTACAACCTTACCGTCTACTGTAATGTGACGATGAGAAACCAACTGACGGGCAGCAGCACGCGTCGGGGCGATACCCAAACGGAATACTACGTTATCCAAACGGCTTTCCAGTAACTGCAACAGCACTTCACCGGTAATACCTTTTGAACGTGATGCCTTTTCAAACAGGTTTCTAAACTGTTTTTCCAATACACCGTAAGTGTATTTAGCTTTTTGCTTCTCACGAAGCTGGATTCCGTACTCGGAAGTTTTTCTCTTGCGGGCATTTCCGTGCTGTCCGGGAGGATAGTTCTTTTTTGAAAGAACTTTATCCGGTCCGAATATTGCCTCACCAAACTTACGGGCAATTCTTGTTTTAGGTCCAGTATATCTTGCCATTTTTTTATTGTTTTAATGTTCTGTTCTGAATCTGGAACCGTGCAGCCGCGACTACAGAGAGGATAAGGTCTTTGTGTAATCTATTCACAATTCCGGATTCAATGTTCAAGAAACTATAGTTAATTATACTCTTCTCTTTTTCGGAGGACGACAACCATTGTGAGGAAGCGGAGTAACGTCTACGATTTCCGTTACTTCAATACCTGCACCGTGGATAGTTCTGATAGCAGACTCACGTCCGTTACCCGGTCCCTTTACGAATACTTTTACTTTTCTCAAACCAAGATCGTAAGCTACTTTTGCACAATCCTGAGCTGCCATCTGGGCTGCATACGGAGTGTTCTTTTTAGAACTTCTGAATCCCATCTTACCAGCAGAAGACCAACTGATTACCTGACCTTCGCTATTAGCAAGAGATACAATAATGTTGTTAAAAGAAGAATGAATATGAGCTTGACCGTAAGCGTCAACTTTTACGTTTCTCTTCTTTGCTGCGACTGTTTTCTTTGCCATATCAATTCTTATTATTTAGTAGCTTTTTTCTTATTTGCAACAGTTTTCTTCTTACCCTTACGAGTACGAGCATTGTTCTTTGTGCTCTGGCCTCTCAAAGGTAAACCAATACGGTGACGAACACCCCTGTAACATCCGATATCCATCAGACGCTTGATGTTCAGCTGAACTTCTGAACGAAGGTCACCTTCCACCTTATATTCAGCGCCAATGACTTCACGTACTTTTGCAGCTTGATCGTCTGTCCAGTCTTTTACTTTGATATCACGATCGATCCCTGCTTTGTCTAAAATGGATTTTGAAGCGCTACGACCAATACCATAAATATAGGTCAAGGCAATTTCTCCTCTTTTATTTTGTGGCAAGTCTACACCAACTATTCTTATAGCCATATTACTTACTTAAATTATTTTGCAAAAATAATAAATTATCCTTGACGTTGTTTATACTTAGGATTTTTCTTGTTAATTACGTATAAGCGTCCCTTTCTTCTAACGATTTTGCATTCGGGAGTACGCTTCTTTAAAGATGCTCTTACTTTCATATCTTGTTGTTTTTTTTATTTATATCTAAAAGCAATTCTACCTTTCGATAGATCATACGGAGACATCTCAACTCTTACTTTATCACCGGGAAGGATCTTTATGTAGTGCATGCGCATCTTCCCTGAGATATGAGCAGTGATTTCATGTCCGTTCTCTAATTCTACACGAAACATTGCGTTCGACAATGCTTCTACTATAACTCCATCTTGTTCAATTGCTGACTGTTTAGCCATATAAAATTAAATCAAATTAAATTGCATTATTACCTAAAACTTCTTCTAAAAACTCGAATGAAGACAAGATCTGGGGGCCTTCGGGACGGATTGCGATACAATGCTCG from Parabacteroides merdae ATCC 43184 includes the following:
- the rpsD gene encoding 30S ribosomal protein S4 produces the protein MARYTGPKTRIARKFGEAIFGPDKVLSKKNYPPGQHGNARKRKTSEYGIQLREKQKAKYTYGVLEKQFRNLFEKASRSKGITGEVLLQLLESRLDNVVFRLGIAPTRAAARQLVSHRHITVDGKVVNIPSYSVKAGQVIGVREKSKSLEVIADALSGFNHSKYPWIEWDQSSLSGKLLHLPERADIPENIKEQLIVELYSK
- the rpsK gene encoding 30S ribosomal protein S11 is translated as MAKKTVAAKKRNVKVDAYGQAHIHSSFNNIIVSLANSEGQVISWSSAGKMGFRSSKKNTPYAAQMAAQDCAKVAYDLGLRKVKVFVKGPGNGRESAIRTIHGAGIEVTEIVDVTPLPHNGCRPPKKRRV
- the rpsM gene encoding 30S ribosomal protein S13 — protein: MAIRIVGVDLPQNKRGEIALTYIYGIGRSASKSILDKAGIDRDIKVKDWTDDQAAKVREVIGAEYKVEGDLRSEVQLNIKRLMDIGCYRGVRHRIGLPLRGQSTKNNARTRKGKKKTVANKKKATK
- the ykgO gene encoding type B 50S ribosomal protein L36 → MKVRASLKKRTPECKIVRRKGRLYVINKKNPKYKQRQG
- the infA gene encoding translation initiation factor IF-1 — its product is MAKQSAIEQDGVIVEALSNAMFRVELENGHEITAHISGKMRMHYIKILPGDKVRVEMSPYDLSKGRIAFRYK